From Microlunatus capsulatus, a single genomic window includes:
- a CDS encoding DUF3093 domain-containing protein: MLYRERLTVPLVWWVLALLLAVSLLAAVGFYLGPVWGVAVFVAALAVAAGLFVSTAVVIEVDEAELRVGRAVIGRPWIAGCRALDAAAAEVRGGTGADARAHLVLKPYVATAVEITLDDPADPVPYWLVSSRRPGRLAAALGADGDVTP, translated from the coding sequence ATGCTCTACCGCGAACGCCTCACGGTGCCCCTCGTCTGGTGGGTGCTCGCGCTGCTGCTCGCGGTGTCCCTGCTCGCCGCCGTCGGCTTCTACCTGGGTCCCGTCTGGGGCGTCGCCGTCTTCGTGGCCGCGCTGGCCGTGGCCGCCGGCCTCTTCGTCTCGACCGCCGTCGTCATCGAGGTCGACGAGGCGGAGCTGCGGGTGGGCCGCGCGGTCATCGGCCGGCCCTGGATCGCGGGCTGCCGGGCGCTGGACGCCGCGGCGGCCGAGGTGCGCGGCGGCACCGGGGCGGATGCGCGCGCCCACCTGGTGCTGAAGCCCTACGTGGCCACCGCGGTGGAGATCACCCTCGACGACCCCGCCGACCCGGTGCCCTACTGGCTGGTCTCCAGCCGACGGCCCGGCCGGCTCGCGGCGGCCCTGGGCGCGGACGGGGACGTGACCCCGTGA
- a CDS encoding ferrochelatase, whose translation MTLDDRTTAHDTPTTRADGTNGSAGSPLAPYDSLLLVSFGGPEQPDDVVPFLENVTRGRGIPRERLVEVGQHYYLFGGRSPINDQCRELLAALRAELDGRGIDLPLHWGNRNWDPYLDAEVQAMGAAGHRRTLAVLTSAYPSYSSCRQYRENLYDAVQGTGVEVDKIRHYSDHPGFVTASVDATLAALDSLGEVADEARLVFVTHSIPTAMAQTSGPTPRSADGGYVDWHLAVAAAVTREVNTRRGVEHGHDLAFCSRSGPPSQPWAEPDVNDHLTALHEGGTKAVVVVPIGFISDHMEVIYDLDTEAEETAEGLGLPFARAATAGTHPAFVAGLVDLMLERAAAARGEEPARPVVDGGPVGWYDCQPDCCRNLRDPGRLALCQVGGPVPTPV comes from the coding sequence GTGACCCTGGACGACCGCACCACCGCGCACGACACTCCCACGACCCGAGCGGACGGCACGAACGGCAGCGCCGGATCGCCGCTGGCGCCCTACGACAGCCTGCTGCTGGTGTCCTTCGGCGGCCCCGAGCAGCCCGACGACGTGGTGCCGTTCCTGGAGAACGTGACCCGCGGGCGCGGCATTCCCCGCGAGCGGCTGGTGGAGGTCGGCCAGCACTACTACCTCTTCGGCGGCCGCAGCCCCATCAACGACCAGTGCCGCGAGCTCCTCGCGGCCCTGCGCGCCGAGCTCGACGGGCGCGGGATCGACCTGCCCCTGCACTGGGGGAACCGCAACTGGGACCCCTACCTCGACGCCGAGGTGCAGGCGATGGGCGCGGCCGGCCACCGGCGGACCCTGGCCGTGCTGACCAGCGCGTACCCCTCCTACAGCTCGTGCCGGCAGTACCGGGAGAACCTCTACGACGCCGTCCAGGGCACCGGGGTGGAGGTCGACAAGATCCGCCACTACTCCGACCACCCGGGCTTCGTCACCGCGTCGGTCGACGCGACCCTGGCCGCGCTGGACTCCCTCGGCGAGGTCGCCGACGAGGCGCGGCTGGTCTTCGTCACCCACTCCATCCCGACGGCGATGGCGCAGACCTCCGGGCCGACGCCGCGCAGCGCGGACGGCGGCTACGTCGACTGGCACCTCGCGGTGGCGGCCGCCGTCACCCGCGAGGTGAACACCCGCCGCGGCGTCGAGCACGGCCACGACCTGGCCTTCTGCTCCCGCTCCGGCCCGCCCAGCCAGCCCTGGGCCGAGCCCGACGTCAACGACCACCTGACCGCGCTGCACGAGGGCGGCACCAAGGCGGTCGTCGTCGTCCCGATCGGCTTCATCTCCGACCACATGGAGGTCATCTACGACCTCGACACCGAGGCGGAGGAGACGGCCGAGGGCCTGGGCCTGCCGTTCGCCCGGGCCGCCACGGCGGGCACCCACCCGGCCTTCGTCGCCGGGCTCGTCGACCTGATGCTGGAGCGCGCGGCCGCCGCCCGCGGCGAGGAGCCGGCGCGGCCCGTCGTCGACGGCGGCCCGGTCGGCTGGTATGACTGCCAGCCCGACTGCTGCCGCAACCTGCGGGACCCCGGCCGGCTGGCGCTGTGCCAGGTGGGCGGCCCCGTCCCCACGCCGGTCTGA
- the dut gene encoding dUTP diphosphatase, producing the protein MSAPDLEVQFTRLHPDVEPPVYAHPGDAGADLRCREPFTLGPGERRLVGTGLAIALPEGYAAFVHPRSGLATRFGVTVVNAPGTVDAGYRGEICVCLLNTDAQHPVAFAAGDRIAQLVVQQVSRVRFVAADALPDSVRGFGGHGSTGGILGG; encoded by the coding sequence GTGAGCGCCCCGGACCTGGAGGTGCAGTTCACCCGGCTGCACCCCGACGTCGAGCCGCCCGTCTACGCCCACCCCGGCGACGCCGGCGCCGACCTGCGCTGCCGCGAGCCGTTCACCCTCGGGCCGGGGGAGCGCCGCCTCGTCGGCACCGGCCTGGCCATCGCGCTGCCCGAGGGCTACGCGGCCTTCGTGCACCCCCGCTCCGGGCTCGCGACGCGCTTCGGCGTGACCGTGGTCAACGCCCCGGGCACCGTCGACGCCGGGTACCGGGGTGAGATCTGCGTCTGCCTGCTCAACACCGACGCCCAGCACCCGGTCGCCTTCGCCGCCGGCGACCGCATCGCCCAGCTGGTGGTCCAGCAGGTCAGCCGGGTGCGGTTCGTGGCCGCGGACGCGCTGCCGGACTCGGTCCGGGGATTTGGTGGACACGGGTCCACGGGAGGAATACTGGGCGGGTGA
- a CDS encoding S9 family peptidase — protein MTEHPAPDASPDPTAPDPWTDLQAYVALPRLGDLVTGPDGQLLVAVSTLDEDGTGRRTAWWRLDPTGARPAVAHTRSVEGEGSAAYLPDGRLLFTSGRPVPAGAGEDAGELAAVWCLPAGGGEASVLASREGGWTSVTTARAGARAVLGLPVMLGAADLAEDAARRRERRKRKISALLHTGAAVRFWDHDLGPDAPQLVATDLPADLDPRAAVAVPAADLPLALPDPGRALAGTPSLSADGRWAAVTWQTPVAAGATASSVALVDLDAAAAGRAAPVRVVAAATDAHDFRDAVLAPDGGSLVCVRDTRGTADEPSAEVLWVVDVATGEGRALAEDWDRRPTPALLTPDGTAVLVTVDDNGHRPIYAVDLTSGRRRRLTDLGAHSALTLSWDGRTLYALRSEYTDPGSVIAVDLLTSRLEVLPRPVAYPAMPGRLENVELEVADGTRVRGYLATPTTASRSDPAPLVLWVHGGPFSSWNAWSWRWCPWLLVAQGYAVLLPDPALSTGYGQGMVRRGWTDWGGTPYTDLMAITDLVEQRPDVDDTRTAVMGGSFGGYMANWIAGHTDRFRAVVSHAGLWDLATFLPTTDLPWFWARELTPEMRRRCSPARFADQVRTPVLVVHGDRDYRVPVGEGLALWWDLVSRHEGPPEDLPHRFLQFPDENHWVLAPQHAVVWYETVLTFLDVHVRGGNAGEPPAL, from the coding sequence GTGACCGAGCACCCGGCGCCCGACGCCAGCCCCGACCCGACGGCGCCCGACCCCTGGACCGACCTCCAGGCCTACGTCGCCCTGCCGCGGCTGGGCGACCTGGTGACCGGGCCCGACGGCCAGCTGCTGGTGGCCGTGTCCACCCTCGACGAGGACGGCACCGGCCGGCGGACCGCCTGGTGGCGGCTCGACCCCACCGGCGCACGGCCGGCCGTGGCGCACACCCGCTCGGTGGAGGGCGAGGGGTCGGCGGCCTACCTGCCCGACGGCCGGCTGCTCTTCACCTCGGGTCGTCCGGTTCCGGCGGGGGCCGGTGAGGACGCGGGCGAGCTCGCGGCGGTCTGGTGCCTGCCGGCCGGTGGCGGCGAGGCCTCGGTGCTGGCCAGCCGCGAGGGCGGCTGGACCTCGGTGACGACGGCCCGTGCCGGCGCCCGCGCGGTGCTGGGCCTGCCCGTGATGCTGGGCGCGGCCGACCTGGCCGAGGACGCGGCGCGGCGCCGGGAGCGGCGCAAGCGCAAGATCAGCGCCCTGCTGCACACCGGTGCGGCTGTCCGCTTCTGGGACCACGACCTCGGCCCCGACGCCCCGCAGCTGGTGGCGACGGACCTGCCGGCCGACCTCGACCCGCGCGCCGCGGTCGCCGTCCCCGCCGCCGACCTGCCGCTGGCCCTGCCCGACCCCGGGCGGGCGCTGGCGGGCACGCCGTCGCTCAGCGCGGACGGCCGGTGGGCCGCCGTGACCTGGCAGACGCCGGTCGCCGCCGGCGCCACCGCCAGCTCGGTCGCGCTGGTCGACCTCGACGCGGCCGCCGCCGGTCGCGCCGCGCCGGTCCGGGTGGTCGCGGCCGCCACCGACGCGCACGACTTCCGCGACGCCGTGCTGGCCCCCGACGGGGGCAGCCTCGTCTGCGTCCGGGACACCCGCGGCACCGCCGACGAGCCGTCCGCCGAGGTGCTCTGGGTCGTCGACGTGGCCACCGGCGAGGGCCGGGCGCTCGCCGAGGACTGGGACCGCCGGCCCACCCCGGCGCTGCTGACCCCGGACGGCACCGCCGTGCTGGTCACCGTCGACGACAACGGCCACCGGCCCATCTACGCCGTCGACCTCACCAGCGGTCGGCGCCGACGGCTCACCGACCTGGGAGCGCACAGTGCGCTCACCCTCTCCTGGGACGGCCGCACCCTCTACGCCCTGCGCAGCGAGTACACCGACCCGGGCTCCGTGATCGCCGTCGACCTGCTGACCAGCCGGCTTGAGGTGCTGCCCCGGCCCGTCGCCTACCCGGCGATGCCGGGCCGGCTGGAGAACGTCGAGCTGGAGGTGGCGGACGGGACGCGGGTCCGCGGCTACCTGGCCACGCCGACGACGGCCTCGCGCAGCGACCCCGCCCCGCTGGTGCTCTGGGTGCACGGCGGGCCCTTCAGCTCCTGGAACGCGTGGTCGTGGCGCTGGTGCCCCTGGCTGCTGGTCGCCCAGGGCTACGCCGTGCTGCTGCCGGACCCCGCCCTGTCCACCGGCTACGGCCAGGGCATGGTGCGGCGGGGCTGGACCGACTGGGGCGGCACGCCGTACACCGACCTGATGGCGATCACCGACCTCGTCGAGCAGCGGCCCGACGTCGACGACACCCGGACGGCGGTGATGGGCGGCTCCTTCGGCGGCTACATGGCCAACTGGATCGCCGGCCACACCGACCGGTTCCGGGCCGTCGTCAGCCACGCCGGGCTGTGGGACCTCGCGACCTTCCTGCCCACCACCGACCTGCCGTGGTTCTGGGCGCGCGAGCTGACCCCGGAGATGCGCCGCCGGTGCTCCCCGGCCCGGTTCGCCGACCAGGTCCGGACGCCCGTGCTCGTGGTCCACGGGGACCGCGACTACCGGGTGCCGGTGGGGGAGGGGCTGGCGCTGTGGTGGGACCTGGTGTCCCGGCACGAGGGACCCCCCGAGGACCTGCCGCACCGCTTCCTGCAGTTTCCCGACGAGAACCACTGGGTACTGGCGCCCCAGCACGCCGTCGTCTGGTACGAGACGGTGCTCACATTCCTCGACGTGCACGTGCGCGGGGGGAATGCGGGAGAGCCCCCCGCGTTGTAG
- a CDS encoding YchJ family protein: protein MTAPSPAPACPCGSGTPYAGCCEPLHDNRVPAATAEQLMRSRYAAYALGRLDHVLRTWHPRTRPHELGDVPGLTWTGLQVLATEAGGPDDDGGVVEFRASWSAPEGTGAQHERSRFARRAGRWFYLDGEVGEDGDGPAG, encoded by the coding sequence GTGACCGCCCCCAGCCCCGCTCCGGCCTGCCCCTGCGGCAGCGGGACGCCCTACGCGGGCTGCTGCGAGCCGCTGCACGACAACCGGGTGCCGGCGGCGACGGCCGAGCAGCTGATGCGCTCCCGCTACGCCGCCTACGCCCTCGGACGGCTGGACCACGTGCTGCGCACCTGGCACCCGCGCACCCGTCCGCACGAGCTGGGCGACGTCCCCGGGCTCACCTGGACCGGGCTGCAGGTGCTGGCCACCGAGGCCGGCGGTCCCGACGACGACGGGGGCGTGGTGGAGTTCAGGGCCTCCTGGTCCGCGCCCGAGGGCACCGGCGCCCAGCACGAGCGCAGCCGCTTCGCCCGTCGCGCCGGGCGCTGGTTCTACCTCGACGGCGAGGTCGGGGAGGACGGGGACGGGCCTGCCGGCTAG
- a CDS encoding DUF3159 domain-containing protein: MAERPDDRALTAADASSGTPLSPGAAPPPRYVEELVRAELGRTLGGARGMVESALPFVAFTIAWVLTRQLYPALGAAFAVALVAAVVRLVQRQSVRFVLQAVVPTAIAALVATRTGRAEDVFLPGILYNGALALVSVLTIAVRRPLVGYLVGTALSDPTGWVRDRGLVALSSKLTAVLAVPYLLRFVVQLPLFLTGQVVWLGVAKVVLGWPLLVAALFVMGLLLSRGRTPVDPAAPRPDPA; this comes from the coding sequence GTGGCTGAGCGGCCCGACGACCGGGCCCTGACCGCCGCCGACGCCTCGTCCGGGACGCCCCTGAGCCCGGGCGCCGCACCACCCCCCCGCTACGTCGAGGAGCTGGTGCGGGCCGAGCTGGGCCGCACCCTCGGCGGGGCCCGCGGGATGGTCGAGTCGGCCCTGCCGTTCGTCGCCTTCACGATCGCCTGGGTGCTCACCCGGCAGCTGTACCCGGCGCTGGGCGCCGCCTTCGCCGTCGCCCTGGTGGCGGCTGTCGTGCGGCTGGTCCAGCGCCAGTCCGTGCGCTTCGTCCTGCAGGCGGTGGTGCCGACGGCGATCGCCGCCCTGGTCGCCACCCGCACCGGCCGGGCCGAGGACGTCTTCCTGCCGGGCATCCTCTACAACGGGGCCCTGGCGCTGGTCTCGGTGCTCACCATCGCCGTCCGCCGCCCGCTGGTGGGCTACCTCGTCGGCACCGCGCTCTCGGACCCGACGGGGTGGGTCCGCGACCGCGGCCTGGTGGCGCTCAGCTCGAAGCTGACAGCGGTGCTGGCCGTGCCCTACCTGCTGCGCTTCGTCGTCCAGCTGCCGCTGTTCCTCACCGGCCAGGTCGTCTGGCTCGGCGTGGCCAAGGTCGTCCTCGGCTGGCCCCTGCTGGTCGCCGCCCTGTTCGTCATGGGCCTGCTGCTCTCCCGCGGACGGACCCCGGTGGACCCGGCCGCGCCCCGCCCCGACCCCGCCTGA
- a CDS encoding OB-fold nucleic acid binding domain-containing protein, with protein sequence MTSDTRPVKESRLARALRRLASSNAELESEELQQQVRDEGAVPIQTCEDRQQVALTGTVATVTITPRGGHPALEVELRDGSGAVTLLWLGRRQIPGIDPGRTIKVWGRISCHEGRRLMYNPRYELFCTQRS encoded by the coding sequence GTGACCAGCGACACCCGTCCGGTCAAGGAGAGCAGGCTCGCCCGGGCCCTGCGCCGGCTCGCCTCCTCCAACGCGGAGCTCGAGTCGGAGGAGCTGCAGCAGCAGGTCCGCGACGAGGGCGCCGTCCCCATCCAGACCTGCGAGGACCGCCAGCAGGTGGCCCTCACCGGCACCGTGGCCACCGTCACCATCACCCCGCGCGGCGGGCACCCGGCCCTCGAGGTCGAGCTGCGCGACGGGTCCGGCGCGGTGACGCTGCTGTGGCTGGGTCGTCGGCAGATCCCGGGCATCGACCCGGGCCGCACCATCAAGGTGTGGGGCCGGATCAGCTGCCACGAGGGCCGCCGGCTGATGTACAACCCCCGCTACGAGCTCTTCTGCACCCAGCGCAGCTGA
- a CDS encoding DUF4235 domain-containing protein, with product MSAPAPQPRTAPQTSTGQQTSTGPQPTTAQLPTTVSEKVLGKAWVLATALVTTLAARTLVSVGWRVVTGARPPKKDDPEVPKAQARAWGLATAVGLAATRLLVRRTGLGTPGR from the coding sequence ATGAGTGCGCCCGCCCCGCAGCCCAGGACCGCCCCGCAGACCTCGACCGGTCAGCAGACCTCGACCGGCCCGCAGCCCACGACCGCGCAGCTGCCCACGACCGTGTCGGAGAAGGTGCTCGGCAAGGCCTGGGTGCTGGCGACCGCGCTGGTGACCACGCTCGCCGCCCGGACGCTGGTCTCGGTGGGCTGGCGGGTGGTGACGGGGGCGCGGCCGCCGAAGAAGGACGACCCGGAGGTGCCGAAGGCGCAGGCGCGGGCGTGGGGTCTGGCGACGGCGGTCGGGCTGGCCGCGACGCGGCTGCTGGTGCGGCGCACCGGGCTGGGCACGCCGGGCCGCTGA
- a CDS encoding DUF4193 domain-containing protein: MATDYDAPRKTDEELNEDSIEELKTRRNDKNSGKVDEDETEAAEAFELPGADLSHEELTVRVLPRQSDEFTCAGCFLVRHRSQIAEERSNGEEYCFDCAG, translated from the coding sequence ATGGCGACCGATTACGACGCCCCGCGCAAGACCGACGAAGAGCTGAACGAAGACAGCATCGAAGAGCTGAAGACGCGCCGCAACGACAAGAACTCCGGCAAGGTCGACGAGGACGAGACCGAGGCCGCCGAGGCCTTCGAGCTGCCCGGCGCCGACCTCTCCCACGAGGAGCTGACGGTCCGGGTGCTGCCCCGGCAGTCCGACGAGTTCACGTGCGCCGGCTGCTTCCTGGTGCGGCACCGCAGCCAGATCGCCGAGGAGCGCTCCAACGGCGAGGAGTACTGCTTCGACTGCGCCGGCTGA
- a CDS encoding FG-GAP repeat protein, producing MHRPLAALAVGTLLALPLTALLAPAASADAEGCAPGVASDFNGDGRADAAVADPDATVAGAVRAGRVVVLYGDADARVGEGARGTVRQGTGSVLGSAEVDDRFGAALATADLDCDGYTDLVVGTPGEDVGSAADAGLVQVVWGDPGGLGAGLVARTFGHDAFGYPVHAGDRLGSAVDALEDVGQGGTPAPDAFALAVGAPGWDVGGAADAGWAGFVVANDGGTMAMGVTQASPGIAGAAEAGDRFGSSVALGQLVGDGTVDAVVGSPGEDVGALADAGALTVLASLYDEPTGTGLDQGSPGVPGAPEAGDRFGSALDAVRTGSTTRLAVGVPREDVGRAADAGAVQLFRSGADLVPGASLSQDTAGVAGAAEAGDRFGEQVALAAPAAGVPGTRLVVGVPGEDGAAADTGLVQVLPVADPAADTSWTQASPGVPGTPQAGDRFGTSVAVVTGPTEQALLVGVPRETTGGTGVVDVLSLGGSAGAGPRAWVPGAGGVPADGADRFGAVVAGGGQP from the coding sequence GTGCACCGTCCGCTCGCCGCCCTCGCCGTCGGCACCCTGCTCGCCCTGCCCCTGACCGCCCTGCTGGCCCCCGCGGCCTCGGCCGACGCCGAGGGCTGCGCGCCGGGCGTCGCCTCCGACTTCAACGGGGACGGCCGGGCCGACGCCGCCGTCGCCGACCCCGACGCCACCGTCGCGGGCGCCGTGCGGGCCGGCCGGGTCGTCGTGCTCTACGGCGACGCCGACGCCCGGGTCGGCGAGGGCGCCCGCGGCACCGTCCGCCAGGGCACCGGCTCCGTCCTCGGCTCCGCCGAGGTCGACGACCGGTTCGGCGCCGCCCTCGCCACCGCCGACCTCGACTGCGACGGGTACACGGACCTGGTGGTCGGCACCCCGGGGGAGGACGTCGGCAGCGCCGCGGACGCGGGCCTGGTCCAGGTGGTCTGGGGCGACCCGGGCGGCCTCGGCGCCGGCCTGGTCGCGCGGACCTTCGGCCACGACGCCTTCGGCTACCCGGTGCACGCCGGTGACCGGCTGGGCAGCGCCGTCGACGCGCTCGAGGACGTCGGCCAGGGCGGCACGCCCGCCCCGGACGCCTTCGCCCTCGCCGTCGGCGCCCCGGGCTGGGACGTCGGCGGGGCCGCCGACGCGGGCTGGGCCGGCTTCGTGGTCGCCAACGACGGGGGCACGATGGCGATGGGCGTCACCCAGGCCAGCCCCGGCATCGCGGGCGCGGCCGAGGCGGGCGACCGGTTCGGCTCGTCGGTGGCGCTGGGCCAGCTGGTGGGCGACGGGACCGTCGACGCCGTCGTCGGCTCCCCCGGCGAGGACGTCGGCGCGCTCGCCGACGCCGGGGCCCTCACCGTGCTCGCCTCGCTCTACGACGAGCCGACCGGCACGGGCCTGGACCAGGGCTCCCCCGGCGTGCCCGGCGCCCCGGAGGCCGGCGACCGGTTCGGGTCCGCCCTCGACGCCGTCCGGACCGGCTCCACGACCCGGCTCGCCGTCGGGGTGCCGCGCGAGGACGTGGGCCGGGCCGCCGACGCGGGCGCCGTCCAGCTCTTCCGCTCGGGGGCGGACCTGGTGCCGGGGGCCTCGCTGAGCCAGGACACCGCCGGCGTCGCCGGCGCGGCCGAGGCCGGTGACCGGTTCGGGGAGCAGGTGGCCCTGGCCGCGCCGGCGGCGGGCGTGCCGGGCACCCGGCTGGTGGTCGGGGTGCCGGGCGAGGACGGCGCCGCCGCCGACACGGGCCTGGTCCAGGTCCTCCCGGTGGCGGACCCCGCGGCGGACACCAGCTGGACGCAGGCCAGCCCCGGCGTGCCGGGGACGCCGCAGGCGGGCGACCGGTTCGGCACCTCCGTCGCCGTCGTGACGGGTCCCACCGAGCAGGCCCTGCTGGTCGGGGTGCCGCGCGAGACGACGGGCGGCACGGGCGTCGTCGACGTGCTGTCGCTCGGCGGCAGCGCCGGCGCCGGACCGCGCGCCTGGGTGCCGGGGGCCGGCGGCGTGCCGGCGGACGGGGCGGACCGGTTCGGGGCCGTGGTCGCCGGCGGCGGTCAGCCCTGA
- a CDS encoding DUF3710 domain-containing protein: MIFRRTKKRSDEQELDAATPGTLDEPEGAADDVDAADGEAGAEAADGEVELDVEALDARDWRAQGPFDIAEVDEDDDLTGTPEAPRIDLGAMVLAGFPGAELRLQMSEETQQIVSAMLIHEGSALELGAYAAPRSGGLWSELREEIMAAATEAGGSASLAEGPFGVELRRLVPVSTPEGEQGYQPSRMWVAEGPRWLLRGIVYGQAALEEGLESPVAEMLTAFRSVVVRRGDDAMAPGDLLPLSMPQNLVPADEQPA, encoded by the coding sequence GTGATCTTCAGGCGCACCAAGAAGCGGTCCGACGAGCAGGAGCTCGACGCCGCCACCCCCGGCACCCTCGACGAGCCGGAGGGCGCGGCCGACGACGTGGACGCGGCGGACGGCGAGGCGGGCGCGGAGGCGGCCGACGGCGAGGTCGAGCTGGACGTCGAGGCGCTGGACGCTCGCGACTGGCGCGCGCAGGGGCCCTTCGACATCGCCGAGGTGGACGAGGACGACGACCTCACCGGGACGCCCGAGGCACCCCGCATCGACCTGGGCGCCATGGTGCTGGCCGGCTTCCCCGGCGCCGAGCTGCGGCTGCAGATGTCGGAGGAGACCCAGCAGATCGTCTCCGCGATGCTCATCCACGAGGGCTCGGCCCTCGAGCTGGGCGCCTACGCCGCACCCCGCAGCGGCGGCCTGTGGTCCGAGCTCCGCGAGGAGATCATGGCCGCGGCCACCGAGGCCGGCGGCTCCGCCTCCCTGGCCGAGGGTCCCTTCGGCGTCGAGCTCCGCCGGCTCGTGCCCGTCAGCACCCCGGAGGGGGAGCAGGGCTACCAGCCCTCCCGTATGTGGGTGGCCGAGGGCCCGCGCTGGCTGCTGCGCGGCATCGTCTACGGCCAGGCCGCCCTCGAGGAGGGCCTGGAGTCCCCGGTGGCGGAGATGCTCACCGCCTTCCGCTCCGTCGTGGTCCGCCGCGGCGACGACGCGATGGCCCCCGGCGACCTGCTGCCGCTGTCCATGCCCCAGAACCTCGTGCCCGCCGACGAGCAGCCCGCGTGA
- a CDS encoding MFS transporter: MKAGLRTYGEVLADPAARAFSLAGLVARLPISMTGIGIVLLVSLSTGSFALAGLVTAAVTLTGAVSAPLWGRTIDRVGQAPVLVAAAVVWTVSLAVLVVAVEAGWPLPAVLAAAVGVGLGFSSAGSSVRARWSHRLQGSPRLDTAFAVEAVLDEVIFIVGPVLVTFLATAVDPALALGVAGVVGLVGALALAAQRGTEPPRRPRRTTGAPAERIRVAALAPVVVASVALGVVFGGMEVVVVAFATQAGVLTWAGAILMAWAAGSLVSGVVTGTLTWRRSPAARFRIGSACLAVSLVPLPFVDEPLLVAGLLVLSGMAIAPTLIASVAVTQAAVPQARLTEALGWTSTGLAGGLAAGAAGLGALVDRGGSPLGFWGVVAAGVLLAVAALGVRSRPAPPLGDPVEKAELAGLAAHPTAPTAR; encoded by the coding sequence GTGAAGGCCGGTCTCCGCACCTACGGGGAGGTGCTCGCCGACCCCGCCGCCCGGGCGTTCAGCCTGGCGGGCCTGGTGGCCCGGCTGCCGATCTCGATGACGGGCATCGGCATCGTCCTGCTGGTCTCGCTGAGCACCGGCTCGTTCGCCCTCGCCGGGCTGGTCACCGCCGCCGTGACGCTGACCGGTGCGGTGAGCGCCCCGCTGTGGGGCCGCACGATCGACCGGGTCGGCCAGGCGCCGGTGCTGGTCGCCGCCGCGGTCGTCTGGACCGTGAGCCTGGCCGTGCTCGTCGTCGCCGTCGAGGCCGGCTGGCCGCTGCCCGCGGTGCTGGCCGCCGCCGTCGGCGTCGGGCTGGGGTTCAGCTCGGCCGGGTCGTCGGTCCGCGCCCGCTGGAGCCACCGGCTGCAGGGCTCGCCGCGGCTGGACACCGCCTTCGCCGTCGAGGCCGTGCTGGACGAGGTCATCTTCATCGTCGGGCCGGTGCTGGTCACCTTCCTGGCCACCGCCGTCGACCCGGCGCTGGCCCTGGGCGTCGCGGGGGTCGTCGGCCTGGTCGGCGCGCTGGCCCTCGCCGCGCAGCGCGGGACCGAGCCGCCGCGGCGGCCCCGCCGGACCACCGGCGCGCCGGCCGAGCGGATCCGGGTCGCCGCCCTCGCCCCCGTCGTCGTGGCCTCGGTGGCGCTCGGCGTCGTCTTCGGCGGCATGGAGGTCGTCGTGGTGGCCTTCGCCACCCAGGCGGGCGTGCTGACCTGGGCCGGCGCGATCCTGATGGCCTGGGCCGCCGGCTCGCTGGTCTCCGGAGTCGTCACCGGCACCCTGACCTGGCGCCGCTCCCCCGCCGCCCGCTTCCGGATCGGCTCCGCCTGCCTGGCGGTGTCGCTGGTCCCGCTGCCCTTCGTCGACGAGCCCCTGCTGGTCGCCGGGCTGCTGGTGCTGAGCGGGATGGCCATCGCGCCCACGCTGATCGCGTCGGTCGCCGTCACCCAGGCCGCCGTGCCCCAGGCCCGGCTCACCGAGGCGCTCGGCTGGACCTCGACCGGCCTCGCCGGCGGCCTGGCCGCCGGTGCCGCGGGGCTGGGCGCGCTCGTCGACCGGGGCGGGTCCCCGCTCGGCTTCTGGGGCGTCGTCGCCGCCGGCGTGCTGCTGGCCGTCGCCGCGCTCGGGGTGCGCAGCCGGCCGGCCCCTCCGCTCGGCGACCCGGTCGAGAAGGCCGAGCTGGCCGGCCTCGCCGCCCACCCCACCGCGCCGACCGCGCGCTGA